One part of the Anguilla anguilla isolate fAngAng1 chromosome 11, fAngAng1.pri, whole genome shotgun sequence genome encodes these proteins:
- the epha2b gene encoding ephrin type-A receptor 2 isoform X1 translates to MDFLGIKCYFFLFVFINSVFISEQTKEEVLLDMRAARGELGWLTSPYNDGWEITQRVVNGSQLYTYSVCKVEGGEQDNWLRTTFIQRPAAAARVSVEMGFVVRDCGSFDGASLTCKETFNLHYAEADADVGTSFHKTQFRKVATIAPDEVTADAELRVNAETRTVGPLAQKGFYLAFQDIGACVALLSVRVYYKVCPATVQSLAAFPETAAGGGAGVGGVGGGGGGGGAGGVESQALREVAGACVENAVSQDRPRIYCTVDGEWVVPVGQCQCKPGFEAVGDACQECQPGFFKESVSTEPCQPCPENTEQSAPGALSCQCKTGFYRAPEDPQTAACSAPPSAPLNLVAITTQASAGRLQLSWSPPSDAGGRGDITYSVACERCEWAVCLPCGDKVRFEPGPSGLLHPKVGVSELEPLLNYTFTVEAHNGVSQFSARRSAASVTTALHYTDPPKVTSMHVDKRGSTSLALSWTVSQRALPRNTRYELMYRKKEKDSEKEITTYTVLVLDKNSVQIMDLVPATAYLFRVQALNPGGGGGTYSEEFRFETLEVEDTPQGNTAVIVGAAAGGGAMLFLVVVVLLIRKRRRNPTARQGPEDTYFSSSEQLKPLKTYVDPHTYEDPNMAVLKFASEIHPSHIAKQKVIGAGEFGEVFRGVLKAPGRKEVAVAIKTLKPGYTEKQRQDFLSEASIMGQFCHQNIIRLEGVVTKYKHAMIVTEYMENGALDKYLRDHDGEMTSYQLVGMLRGIAGGMKYLSDMSYVHRDLAARNILVNSSLACKVSDFGLSRVLEDDQEGTYTTSGGKIPIRWTAPEAIAYRKFTSASDVWSFGIVMWEVMAFGERPYWDMSNHEVMKAINEAFRLPAPMDCPSALYQLMLRCWLQDRSKRPCFNDIVNLLDKFLRSPDSLKTIADFDPRVSIRLPSTSGSDGSPFRSVSEWLESIKMSQYSENFACAGIVTMDQVLQMKNEDIRNIGVRLPGHLKRIAYSILGLKDQTSTLSVFAV, encoded by the exons ATGGATTTTCTTGGGATTAAATGCTATTTCTTTTTATTCGTATTTATTAACAGTGTATTTATTAGTGAACAGACCAAAGAGG AGGTCTTGCTAGACATGAGGGCCGCACGAGGGGAGCTGGGGTGGCTTACATCCCCTTATAACGACGGG TGGGAGATCACCCAGCGGGTGGTGAACGGCTCCCAGCTCTACACCTACTCGGTGTGCAAGGTGGAGGGGGGCGAGCAGGACAACTGGCTGCGCACCACCTTCATCCAGCGGCCGGCGGCGGCCGCCCGCGTCTCCGTGGAGATGGGCTTCGTGGTGCGCGACTGCGGCTCCTTCGACGGCGCCTCGCTCACCTGCAAGGAGACCTTCAACCTGCACTACGCCGAGGCCGACGCCGACGTGGGCACCAGCTTCCACAAGACGCAGTTCCGCAAGGTGGCCACCATCGCGCCCGACGAGGTGACGGCCGACGCAGAGCTGCGGGTCAACGCCGAGACGCGGACAGTGGGCCCGCTGGCGCAGAAGGGCTTCTACCTGGCCTTCCAGGACATCGGCGCCTGCGTGGCGCTCCTCTCCGTGCGCGTGTACTACAAGGTGTGCCCCGCCACCGTGCAGAGCCTGGCCGCCTTCCCCGAGACCgcggccgggggcggggccggggtggGCGGagtgggcggcggcggcggcggcggcggcgcgggcggCGTGGAGAGCCAGGCCCTGCGCGAGGTCGCCGGGGCGTGCGTGGAGAACGCCGTCAGCCAGGACAGGCCGCGCATCTACTGCACCGTGGACGGCGAGTGGGTGGTGCCCGTGGGCCAGTGCCAGTGCAAACCCGGGTTCGAGGCGGTCGGCGATGCTTGCCAAG AATGCCAGCCCGGATTCTTCAAGGAGTCCGTGTCCACCGAGCCGTGCCAGCCTTGCCCGGAGAACACGGAGCAGTCTGCGCCCGGGGCCCTGTCCTGCCAGTGCAAAACGGGCTTCTATCGCGCCCCTGAGGACCCCCAAACTGCAGCGTGCTCAG CTCCGCCCTCGGCCCCGCTCAACCTCGTCGCCATAACGACCCAGGCGTCTGCCGGACGGCTGCAGCTGTCGTGGAGCCCGCCCTCGGACGCGGGCGGGCGCGGCGACATCACGTACAGCGTGGCGTGCGAGCGCTGCGAGTGGGCGGTCTGCCTGCCCTGCGGGGACAAGGTGCGCTTCGAACCCGGGCCGTCCGGCCTGCTGCACCCCAAGGTGGGGGTGAGCGAGCTGGAGCCGCTCCTCAACTACACCTTCACCGTGGAGGCGCACAACGGGGTGTCTCAGTTCAGCGCCCGGAGGTCCGCCGCCAGCGTCACCACAGCCTTACACTACACAG ATCCCCCCAAGGTGACGTCCATGCATGTGGACAAGCGGGGATCCACCAGCCTGGCGCTGTCCTGGACCGTATCCCAGAGGGCTTTGCCACGAAACACACGCTACGAGCTCATGTATCGCAAGAAG GAGAAGGACAGCGAGAAGGAAATCACCACGTACACGGTGCTGGTCCTGGACAAGAACTCGGTCCAGATCATGGACCTGGTGCCGGCTACCGCCTACCTGTTCCGGGTTCAGGCCCTGAaccccgggggaggggggggcacgtACAGCGAGGAGTTCAGGTTCGAGACTCTGGAAG TGGAGGACACGCCTCAGGGGAACACAGCGGTGATCGTGGGCGCGgcggcagggggaggagccatgCTGTTCCTGGTTGTGGTGGTCCTGCTGATACGCAAACG GAGGAGGAATCCCACAGCCAGGCAAGGCCCTGAGGACACGTACTTCTCCAGCTCGG AGCAACTGAAGCCCCTGAAGACTTACGTGGACCCCCACACGTATGAGGACCCCAACATGGCCGTCCTCAAATTTGCCAGTGAGATTCACCCCAGCCACATCGCCAAGCAGAAGGTTATCGGAGCAG GCGAGTTCGGGGAGGTGTTCCGAGGGGTGCTGAAGGCGCCTGGGCGCAAGGAGGTGGCGGTGGCCATCAAGACGCTGAAGCCGGGCTACACGGAGAAGCAGCGGCAGGACTTCCTGAGCGAGGCGAGCATCATGGGACAGTTCTGCCACCAGAACATCATCCGCCTGGAGGGCGTCGTCACCAAAT aTAAGCACGCCATGATTGTGACGGAGTACATGGAGAATGGGGCTTTGGATAAGTACCTGAGG GATCACGACGGGGAGATGACCTCGTACCAGCTGGTGGGCATGCTGAGGGGCATCGCCGGCGGCATGAAGTACCTGTCGGACATGAGCTACGTGCACCGCGACCTGGCCGCGCGCAACATCCTGGTCAACAGCAGCCTGGCGTGCAAGGTGTCCGACTTCGGGCTGTCCCGCGTGCTGGAGGACGACCAGGAGGGGACGTACACCACCAGC GGAGGGAAGATCCCCATTCGCTGGACCGCTCCGGAGGCCATCGCGTACAGGAAGTTCACCTCGGCCAGCGACGTGTGGAGCTTCGGCATCGTCATGTGGGAGGTCATGGCGTTCGGGGAGAGGCCCTACTGGGACATGAGCAACCACGAG gTGATGAAGGCCATCAACGAGGCCTTCCGGCTCCCGGCGCCCATGGACTGCCCGTCGGCGCTGTACCAGCTGATGCTGCGGTGCTGGCTGCAGGACCGGTCCAAGCGGCCCTGCTTCAACGACATCGTCAACCTGCTGGACAAGTTCCTGAGGAGCCCGGACTCGCTCAAGACCATCGCCGACTTCGACCCGCG TGTGTCCATCCGCCTTCCCAGCACCAGTGGCTCGGACGGCTCCCCCTTCAGGTCGGTGTCGGAATGGCTGGAGTCCATCAAGATGAGCCAGTACAGTGAAAACTTCGCGTGTGCCGGCATTGTGACCATGGACCAGGTGCTACAGATGAAGAACGA
- the epha2b gene encoding ephrin type-A receptor 2 isoform X2 — protein sequence MRAARGELGWLTSPYNDGWEITQRVVNGSQLYTYSVCKVEGGEQDNWLRTTFIQRPAAAARVSVEMGFVVRDCGSFDGASLTCKETFNLHYAEADADVGTSFHKTQFRKVATIAPDEVTADAELRVNAETRTVGPLAQKGFYLAFQDIGACVALLSVRVYYKVCPATVQSLAAFPETAAGGGAGVGGVGGGGGGGGAGGVESQALREVAGACVENAVSQDRPRIYCTVDGEWVVPVGQCQCKPGFEAVGDACQECQPGFFKESVSTEPCQPCPENTEQSAPGALSCQCKTGFYRAPEDPQTAACSAPPSAPLNLVAITTQASAGRLQLSWSPPSDAGGRGDITYSVACERCEWAVCLPCGDKVRFEPGPSGLLHPKVGVSELEPLLNYTFTVEAHNGVSQFSARRSAASVTTALHYTDPPKVTSMHVDKRGSTSLALSWTVSQRALPRNTRYELMYRKKEKDSEKEITTYTVLVLDKNSVQIMDLVPATAYLFRVQALNPGGGGGTYSEEFRFETLEVEDTPQGNTAVIVGAAAGGGAMLFLVVVVLLIRKRRRNPTARQGPEDTYFSSSEQLKPLKTYVDPHTYEDPNMAVLKFASEIHPSHIAKQKVIGAGEFGEVFRGVLKAPGRKEVAVAIKTLKPGYTEKQRQDFLSEASIMGQFCHQNIIRLEGVVTKYKHAMIVTEYMENGALDKYLRDHDGEMTSYQLVGMLRGIAGGMKYLSDMSYVHRDLAARNILVNSSLACKVSDFGLSRVLEDDQEGTYTTSGGKIPIRWTAPEAIAYRKFTSASDVWSFGIVMWEVMAFGERPYWDMSNHEVMKAINEAFRLPAPMDCPSALYQLMLRCWLQDRSKRPCFNDIVNLLDKFLRSPDSLKTIADFDPRVSIRLPSTSGSDGSPFRSVSEWLESIKMSQYSENFACAGIVTMDQVLQMKNEDIRNIGVRLPGHLKRIAYSILGLKDQTSTLSVFAV from the exons ATGAGGGCCGCACGAGGGGAGCTGGGGTGGCTTACATCCCCTTATAACGACGGG TGGGAGATCACCCAGCGGGTGGTGAACGGCTCCCAGCTCTACACCTACTCGGTGTGCAAGGTGGAGGGGGGCGAGCAGGACAACTGGCTGCGCACCACCTTCATCCAGCGGCCGGCGGCGGCCGCCCGCGTCTCCGTGGAGATGGGCTTCGTGGTGCGCGACTGCGGCTCCTTCGACGGCGCCTCGCTCACCTGCAAGGAGACCTTCAACCTGCACTACGCCGAGGCCGACGCCGACGTGGGCACCAGCTTCCACAAGACGCAGTTCCGCAAGGTGGCCACCATCGCGCCCGACGAGGTGACGGCCGACGCAGAGCTGCGGGTCAACGCCGAGACGCGGACAGTGGGCCCGCTGGCGCAGAAGGGCTTCTACCTGGCCTTCCAGGACATCGGCGCCTGCGTGGCGCTCCTCTCCGTGCGCGTGTACTACAAGGTGTGCCCCGCCACCGTGCAGAGCCTGGCCGCCTTCCCCGAGACCgcggccgggggcggggccggggtggGCGGagtgggcggcggcggcggcggcggcggcgcgggcggCGTGGAGAGCCAGGCCCTGCGCGAGGTCGCCGGGGCGTGCGTGGAGAACGCCGTCAGCCAGGACAGGCCGCGCATCTACTGCACCGTGGACGGCGAGTGGGTGGTGCCCGTGGGCCAGTGCCAGTGCAAACCCGGGTTCGAGGCGGTCGGCGATGCTTGCCAAG AATGCCAGCCCGGATTCTTCAAGGAGTCCGTGTCCACCGAGCCGTGCCAGCCTTGCCCGGAGAACACGGAGCAGTCTGCGCCCGGGGCCCTGTCCTGCCAGTGCAAAACGGGCTTCTATCGCGCCCCTGAGGACCCCCAAACTGCAGCGTGCTCAG CTCCGCCCTCGGCCCCGCTCAACCTCGTCGCCATAACGACCCAGGCGTCTGCCGGACGGCTGCAGCTGTCGTGGAGCCCGCCCTCGGACGCGGGCGGGCGCGGCGACATCACGTACAGCGTGGCGTGCGAGCGCTGCGAGTGGGCGGTCTGCCTGCCCTGCGGGGACAAGGTGCGCTTCGAACCCGGGCCGTCCGGCCTGCTGCACCCCAAGGTGGGGGTGAGCGAGCTGGAGCCGCTCCTCAACTACACCTTCACCGTGGAGGCGCACAACGGGGTGTCTCAGTTCAGCGCCCGGAGGTCCGCCGCCAGCGTCACCACAGCCTTACACTACACAG ATCCCCCCAAGGTGACGTCCATGCATGTGGACAAGCGGGGATCCACCAGCCTGGCGCTGTCCTGGACCGTATCCCAGAGGGCTTTGCCACGAAACACACGCTACGAGCTCATGTATCGCAAGAAG GAGAAGGACAGCGAGAAGGAAATCACCACGTACACGGTGCTGGTCCTGGACAAGAACTCGGTCCAGATCATGGACCTGGTGCCGGCTACCGCCTACCTGTTCCGGGTTCAGGCCCTGAaccccgggggaggggggggcacgtACAGCGAGGAGTTCAGGTTCGAGACTCTGGAAG TGGAGGACACGCCTCAGGGGAACACAGCGGTGATCGTGGGCGCGgcggcagggggaggagccatgCTGTTCCTGGTTGTGGTGGTCCTGCTGATACGCAAACG GAGGAGGAATCCCACAGCCAGGCAAGGCCCTGAGGACACGTACTTCTCCAGCTCGG AGCAACTGAAGCCCCTGAAGACTTACGTGGACCCCCACACGTATGAGGACCCCAACATGGCCGTCCTCAAATTTGCCAGTGAGATTCACCCCAGCCACATCGCCAAGCAGAAGGTTATCGGAGCAG GCGAGTTCGGGGAGGTGTTCCGAGGGGTGCTGAAGGCGCCTGGGCGCAAGGAGGTGGCGGTGGCCATCAAGACGCTGAAGCCGGGCTACACGGAGAAGCAGCGGCAGGACTTCCTGAGCGAGGCGAGCATCATGGGACAGTTCTGCCACCAGAACATCATCCGCCTGGAGGGCGTCGTCACCAAAT aTAAGCACGCCATGATTGTGACGGAGTACATGGAGAATGGGGCTTTGGATAAGTACCTGAGG GATCACGACGGGGAGATGACCTCGTACCAGCTGGTGGGCATGCTGAGGGGCATCGCCGGCGGCATGAAGTACCTGTCGGACATGAGCTACGTGCACCGCGACCTGGCCGCGCGCAACATCCTGGTCAACAGCAGCCTGGCGTGCAAGGTGTCCGACTTCGGGCTGTCCCGCGTGCTGGAGGACGACCAGGAGGGGACGTACACCACCAGC GGAGGGAAGATCCCCATTCGCTGGACCGCTCCGGAGGCCATCGCGTACAGGAAGTTCACCTCGGCCAGCGACGTGTGGAGCTTCGGCATCGTCATGTGGGAGGTCATGGCGTTCGGGGAGAGGCCCTACTGGGACATGAGCAACCACGAG gTGATGAAGGCCATCAACGAGGCCTTCCGGCTCCCGGCGCCCATGGACTGCCCGTCGGCGCTGTACCAGCTGATGCTGCGGTGCTGGCTGCAGGACCGGTCCAAGCGGCCCTGCTTCAACGACATCGTCAACCTGCTGGACAAGTTCCTGAGGAGCCCGGACTCGCTCAAGACCATCGCCGACTTCGACCCGCG TGTGTCCATCCGCCTTCCCAGCACCAGTGGCTCGGACGGCTCCCCCTTCAGGTCGGTGTCGGAATGGCTGGAGTCCATCAAGATGAGCCAGTACAGTGAAAACTTCGCGTGTGCCGGCATTGTGACCATGGACCAGGTGCTACAGATGAAGAACGA